One genomic segment of Hevea brasiliensis isolate MT/VB/25A 57/8 chromosome 3, ASM3005281v1, whole genome shotgun sequence includes these proteins:
- the LOC110633619 gene encoding phosphatidylinositol N-acetylglucosaminyltransferase subunit GPI1 isoform X3, whose protein sequence is MASILLLEILRDTNENMPVFLEEKSMFSVLGRGAAYLSGNGKVLKVGLEEDDWRKPSNNSILSTTNRQDVFIENYGGRSCTCHQLDELVEQSWEASAEGSRWIQLVYDSCDQYGRDIRWLPKLHHIHWNGQIVPQFNVHVIVYETPLYGMHHFSLSSWIPSEQAKVLPKKPKWADELDRSQPLFDLDTVILAINSAAAAKTVIEKHVNPKGSYTGFTIIHVCLAFMWHVLAISVASISTLFYITIQLFYRFSSFGSKTIMYITLARTFCTTWTNIRIRVCQILYWPIFLQHNGLRFQSCVEYAEKAALLRHSMWSSFFVDLLFGNLIGLLLLSNADSACLWVSTFANDITNELLRSGCVWLMGVPAGFKLNTELAGVLGLISLNAIQIWSTLWIFIGFLLIYFIKGLALLGILFGATILAALVIDMVALATLHVSSLHCAISLLYSWQIQTLAALWRLFRGRKWNPLRQRLDSYNYTVKQHVVGSLLFTPLLLLLPTTSAFYIFFTILNTAITFIRVLIEVVISVIHGTPYIKIFLRLARQRRFPSGIWFEIVSCNGGYQEFSCLHEVSSSSENSRQKDAGEERSGILVSILHSNFLSIGQVVLPHYKKVFSGVSGFATTSAYGALTGKRTASTLGTGLPSTMPWMVIPGKEYWCLCYNAILACMAERD, encoded by the exons ATGGCATCGATTCTTCTGCTG GAGATCCTTCGTGACACAAATGAGAACATGCCTGTATTTCTAGAGGAAAAATCAATGTTTTCTGTGCTAGGTCGTGGTGCTGCATACCTCTCTGGTAATGGAAAAGTATTGAAGGTTGGACTGGAAGAAGATGATTGGAGAAAGCCCTCCAACAATAGCATTTTATCAACAACAAACAGGCAGGATGTATTCATAGAAAATTATGGAGGAAGGAGCTGCACGTGCCATCAACTTGATGAATTAGTTGAACAAAGTTGGGAAGCTTCTGCAGAAGGTAGCCGCTGGATCCAGCTGGTATATGATTCATGTGATCAATATGGTAGAGATATTCGTTGGCTTCCCAAATTGCATCACATTCACTGGAATGGGCAAATAGTACCTCAATTCAATGTCCAC GTGATAGTTTATGAAACTCCCTTGTATGGTATGCATCATTTCTCACTAAGTTCTTGGATTCCTTCTGAGCAAGCTAAAGTTCTGCCGAAGAAACCCAAGTGGGCTGACGAACTTGACAGGAGCCAGCCTCTATTTGACTTG GATACAGTAATTTTGGCAATCAATAGTGCTGCTGCTGCTAAAACAGTGATTGAGAAACACGTGAACCCTAAGGGATCTTATACCGGTTTTACCATCATCCATGT GTGTCTCGCTTTCATGTGGCATGTATTGGCTATTTCTGTGGCATCAATTTCCACTCTGTTCTATATCACTATTCAGTTATTCTATAGGTTTTCAAGTTTTGGATCAAAAACAATTATGTATATCACATTAGCAAGGACATTCTGCACTACGTGGACAAATATCCGAATCCGTGTTTGTCAGATCTTATATTGGCCTATTTTTCTTCAACACAATGGCCTTAG gTTCCAGTCATGCGTGGAATATGCAGAGAAAGCTGCATTACTTAGGCATTCTATGTGGTCAAGTTTTTTTGTTGATCTGCTTTTTGGAAACTTGATTGGCCTGCTGCTGTTATCTAATGCTGACTCTGCTTGCTTATGGGTTTCAACCTTTGCCAATGACATTACGAATGAATTGTTACGTTCAGGTTGTGTGTGGTTGATGGGAGTACCAGCTGGTTTCAAGTTGAATACAGAGCTGGCAGGAGTTCTTGGCTTGATTTCTCTTAATGCAATACAAATTTGGTCTACCCTCTGGATCTTTATtggtttccttttaatttatttcatcaaaggACTTGCTCTATTGGGAATTCTTTTTGGGGCTACTATTCTTGCTGCTTTGGTCATAGACATGGTTGCATTGGCAACGTTGCATGTGTCATCACTTCACTGTGCAATCTCACTCTTGTATTCATGGCAGATTCAGACATTAGCTGCTCTGTGGCGTCTTTTCAG GGGTCGAAAGTGGAATCCTCTTCGTCAGAGATTAGATAGCTATAACTACACCGTAAAGCAGCATGTTGTTGGATCCCTTCTGTTTACACCACTTTTACTATTGTTACCAACAACTTCTGCTTTCTACATTTTCTTCACCATTTTGAACACAGCCATCACCTTCATTCGTGTGTTGATTGAAGTTGTTATATCAGTGATCCATGGTACACCTTATATTAAAATTTTCCTTAGGTTGGCAAGGCAGAGAAGATTTCCCTCTGGGATATGGTTTGAAATTGTATCTTGTAATGGTGGTTATCAGGAGTTTTCATGTCTTCATGAAGTCAGTTCATCATCTGAAAATTCACGGCAAAAGGATGCAGGAGAAGAGAGATCTGGTATTCTGGTCTCAATACTCCACAGTAACTTCTTGAGCATAG GACAAGTAGTCTTGCCTCACTACAAGAAGGTTTTCTCTGGGGTTTCTGGTTTTGCCACCACATCAGCTTATGGAGCTCTTACCGGTAAAAG AACTGCATCCACCTTGGGGACTGGCCTGCCTTCAACAATGCCATGGATGGTTATCCCTGGCAAAGAGTATTGGTGCCTCTGCTACAATGCAATTCTTGCATGCATGGCAGAACGCGACTAA
- the LOC110633619 gene encoding phosphatidylinositol N-acetylglucosaminyltransferase subunit GPI1 isoform X1, producing MRRKCRIWWPKYLASSEPSSSHFLFGWFVSCSSASIDVVVAFACNDVSLFRRKSSLKEILRDTNENMPVFLEEKSMFSVLGRGAAYLSGNGKVLKVGLEEDDWRKPSNNSILSTTNRQDVFIENYGGRSCTCHQLDELVEQSWEASAEGSRWIQLVYDSCDQYGRDIRWLPKLHHIHWNGQIVPQFNVHVIVYETPLYGMHHFSLSSWIPSEQAKVLPKKPKWADELDRSQPLFDLDTVILAINSAAAAKTVIEKHVNPKGSYTGFTIIHVCLAFMWHVLAISVASISTLFYITIQLFYRFSSFGSKTIMYITLARTFCTTWTNIRIRVCQILYWPIFLQHNGLRFQSCVEYAEKAALLRHSMWSSFFVDLLFGNLIGLLLLSNADSACLWVSTFANDITNELLRSGCVWLMGVPAGFKLNTELAGVLGLISLNAIQIWSTLWIFIGFLLIYFIKGLALLGILFGATILAALVIDMVALATLHVSSLHCAISLLYSWQIQTLAALWRLFRGRKWNPLRQRLDSYNYTVKQHVVGSLLFTPLLLLLPTTSAFYIFFTILNTAITFIRVLIEVVISVIHGTPYIKIFLRLARQRRFPSGIWFEIVSCNGGYQEFSCLHEVSSSSENSRQKDAGEERSGILVSILHSNFLSIGQVVLPHYKKVFSGVSGFATTSAYGALTGKRTASTLGTGLPSTMPWMVIPGKEYWCLCYNAILACMAERD from the exons atgagaaggaagtgtaggatttggtgGCCAAAGTACCTTGCTTCAAGTGAACCGTCTTCTAGTCATTTCTTGTTTGGTTGGTTCGTTTCTTGCTCTTCAGCTTCTATTGATGTCGTGGTAGCTTTCGCTTGCAATGACGTCTCGCTTTTCCGCCGTAAATCTAGTCTCAAG GAGATCCTTCGTGACACAAATGAGAACATGCCTGTATTTCTAGAGGAAAAATCAATGTTTTCTGTGCTAGGTCGTGGTGCTGCATACCTCTCTGGTAATGGAAAAGTATTGAAGGTTGGACTGGAAGAAGATGATTGGAGAAAGCCCTCCAACAATAGCATTTTATCAACAACAAACAGGCAGGATGTATTCATAGAAAATTATGGAGGAAGGAGCTGCACGTGCCATCAACTTGATGAATTAGTTGAACAAAGTTGGGAAGCTTCTGCAGAAGGTAGCCGCTGGATCCAGCTGGTATATGATTCATGTGATCAATATGGTAGAGATATTCGTTGGCTTCCCAAATTGCATCACATTCACTGGAATGGGCAAATAGTACCTCAATTCAATGTCCAC GTGATAGTTTATGAAACTCCCTTGTATGGTATGCATCATTTCTCACTAAGTTCTTGGATTCCTTCTGAGCAAGCTAAAGTTCTGCCGAAGAAACCCAAGTGGGCTGACGAACTTGACAGGAGCCAGCCTCTATTTGACTTG GATACAGTAATTTTGGCAATCAATAGTGCTGCTGCTGCTAAAACAGTGATTGAGAAACACGTGAACCCTAAGGGATCTTATACCGGTTTTACCATCATCCATGT GTGTCTCGCTTTCATGTGGCATGTATTGGCTATTTCTGTGGCATCAATTTCCACTCTGTTCTATATCACTATTCAGTTATTCTATAGGTTTTCAAGTTTTGGATCAAAAACAATTATGTATATCACATTAGCAAGGACATTCTGCACTACGTGGACAAATATCCGAATCCGTGTTTGTCAGATCTTATATTGGCCTATTTTTCTTCAACACAATGGCCTTAG gTTCCAGTCATGCGTGGAATATGCAGAGAAAGCTGCATTACTTAGGCATTCTATGTGGTCAAGTTTTTTTGTTGATCTGCTTTTTGGAAACTTGATTGGCCTGCTGCTGTTATCTAATGCTGACTCTGCTTGCTTATGGGTTTCAACCTTTGCCAATGACATTACGAATGAATTGTTACGTTCAGGTTGTGTGTGGTTGATGGGAGTACCAGCTGGTTTCAAGTTGAATACAGAGCTGGCAGGAGTTCTTGGCTTGATTTCTCTTAATGCAATACAAATTTGGTCTACCCTCTGGATCTTTATtggtttccttttaatttatttcatcaaaggACTTGCTCTATTGGGAATTCTTTTTGGGGCTACTATTCTTGCTGCTTTGGTCATAGACATGGTTGCATTGGCAACGTTGCATGTGTCATCACTTCACTGTGCAATCTCACTCTTGTATTCATGGCAGATTCAGACATTAGCTGCTCTGTGGCGTCTTTTCAG GGGTCGAAAGTGGAATCCTCTTCGTCAGAGATTAGATAGCTATAACTACACCGTAAAGCAGCATGTTGTTGGATCCCTTCTGTTTACACCACTTTTACTATTGTTACCAACAACTTCTGCTTTCTACATTTTCTTCACCATTTTGAACACAGCCATCACCTTCATTCGTGTGTTGATTGAAGTTGTTATATCAGTGATCCATGGTACACCTTATATTAAAATTTTCCTTAGGTTGGCAAGGCAGAGAAGATTTCCCTCTGGGATATGGTTTGAAATTGTATCTTGTAATGGTGGTTATCAGGAGTTTTCATGTCTTCATGAAGTCAGTTCATCATCTGAAAATTCACGGCAAAAGGATGCAGGAGAAGAGAGATCTGGTATTCTGGTCTCAATACTCCACAGTAACTTCTTGAGCATAG GACAAGTAGTCTTGCCTCACTACAAGAAGGTTTTCTCTGGGGTTTCTGGTTTTGCCACCACATCAGCTTATGGAGCTCTTACCGGTAAAAG AACTGCATCCACCTTGGGGACTGGCCTGCCTTCAACAATGCCATGGATGGTTATCCCTGGCAAAGAGTATTGGTGCCTCTGCTACAATGCAATTCTTGCATGCATGGCAGAACGCGACTAA
- the LOC110633619 gene encoding uncharacterized protein LOC110633619 isoform X2, whose protein sequence is MRRKCRIWWPKYLASSEPSSSHFLFGWFVSCSSASIDVVVAFACNDVSLFRRKSSLKEILRDTNENMPVFLEEKSMFSVLGRGAAYLSGNGKVLKVGLEEDDWRKPSNNSILSTTNRQDVFIENYGGRSCTCHQLDELVEQSWEASAEGSRWIQLVYDSCDQYGRDIRWLPKLHHIHWNGQIVPQFNVHVIVYETPLYGMHHFSLSSWIPSEQAKVLPKKPKWADELDRSQPLFDLDTVILAINSAAAAKTVIEKHVNPKGSYTGFTIIHVCLAFMWHVLAISVASISTLFYITIQLFYRFSSFGSKTIMYITLARTFCTTWTNIRIRVCQILYWPIFLQHNGLRFQSCVEYAEKAALLRHSMWSSCVWLMGVPAGFKLNTELAGVLGLISLNAIQIWSTLWIFIGFLLIYFIKGLALLGILFGATILAALVIDMVALATLHVSSLHCAISLLYSWQIQTLAALWRLFRGRKWNPLRQRLDSYNYTVKQHVVGSLLFTPLLLLLPTTSAFYIFFTILNTAITFIRVLIEVVISVIHGTPYIKIFLRLARQRRFPSGIWFEIVSCNGGYQEFSCLHEVSSSSENSRQKDAGEERSGILVSILHSNFLSIGQVVLPHYKKVFSGVSGFATTSAYGALTGKRTASTLGTGLPSTMPWMVIPGKEYWCLCYNAILACMAERD, encoded by the exons atgagaaggaagtgtaggatttggtgGCCAAAGTACCTTGCTTCAAGTGAACCGTCTTCTAGTCATTTCTTGTTTGGTTGGTTCGTTTCTTGCTCTTCAGCTTCTATTGATGTCGTGGTAGCTTTCGCTTGCAATGACGTCTCGCTTTTCCGCCGTAAATCTAGTCTCAAG GAGATCCTTCGTGACACAAATGAGAACATGCCTGTATTTCTAGAGGAAAAATCAATGTTTTCTGTGCTAGGTCGTGGTGCTGCATACCTCTCTGGTAATGGAAAAGTATTGAAGGTTGGACTGGAAGAAGATGATTGGAGAAAGCCCTCCAACAATAGCATTTTATCAACAACAAACAGGCAGGATGTATTCATAGAAAATTATGGAGGAAGGAGCTGCACGTGCCATCAACTTGATGAATTAGTTGAACAAAGTTGGGAAGCTTCTGCAGAAGGTAGCCGCTGGATCCAGCTGGTATATGATTCATGTGATCAATATGGTAGAGATATTCGTTGGCTTCCCAAATTGCATCACATTCACTGGAATGGGCAAATAGTACCTCAATTCAATGTCCAC GTGATAGTTTATGAAACTCCCTTGTATGGTATGCATCATTTCTCACTAAGTTCTTGGATTCCTTCTGAGCAAGCTAAAGTTCTGCCGAAGAAACCCAAGTGGGCTGACGAACTTGACAGGAGCCAGCCTCTATTTGACTTG GATACAGTAATTTTGGCAATCAATAGTGCTGCTGCTGCTAAAACAGTGATTGAGAAACACGTGAACCCTAAGGGATCTTATACCGGTTTTACCATCATCCATGT GTGTCTCGCTTTCATGTGGCATGTATTGGCTATTTCTGTGGCATCAATTTCCACTCTGTTCTATATCACTATTCAGTTATTCTATAGGTTTTCAAGTTTTGGATCAAAAACAATTATGTATATCACATTAGCAAGGACATTCTGCACTACGTGGACAAATATCCGAATCCGTGTTTGTCAGATCTTATATTGGCCTATTTTTCTTCAACACAATGGCCTTAG gTTCCAGTCATGCGTGGAATATGCAGAGAAAGCTGCATTACTTAGGCATTCTATGTGGTCAA GTTGTGTGTGGTTGATGGGAGTACCAGCTGGTTTCAAGTTGAATACAGAGCTGGCAGGAGTTCTTGGCTTGATTTCTCTTAATGCAATACAAATTTGGTCTACCCTCTGGATCTTTATtggtttccttttaatttatttcatcaaaggACTTGCTCTATTGGGAATTCTTTTTGGGGCTACTATTCTTGCTGCTTTGGTCATAGACATGGTTGCATTGGCAACGTTGCATGTGTCATCACTTCACTGTGCAATCTCACTCTTGTATTCATGGCAGATTCAGACATTAGCTGCTCTGTGGCGTCTTTTCAG GGGTCGAAAGTGGAATCCTCTTCGTCAGAGATTAGATAGCTATAACTACACCGTAAAGCAGCATGTTGTTGGATCCCTTCTGTTTACACCACTTTTACTATTGTTACCAACAACTTCTGCTTTCTACATTTTCTTCACCATTTTGAACACAGCCATCACCTTCATTCGTGTGTTGATTGAAGTTGTTATATCAGTGATCCATGGTACACCTTATATTAAAATTTTCCTTAGGTTGGCAAGGCAGAGAAGATTTCCCTCTGGGATATGGTTTGAAATTGTATCTTGTAATGGTGGTTATCAGGAGTTTTCATGTCTTCATGAAGTCAGTTCATCATCTGAAAATTCACGGCAAAAGGATGCAGGAGAAGAGAGATCTGGTATTCTGGTCTCAATACTCCACAGTAACTTCTTGAGCATAG GACAAGTAGTCTTGCCTCACTACAAGAAGGTTTTCTCTGGGGTTTCTGGTTTTGCCACCACATCAGCTTATGGAGCTCTTACCGGTAAAAG AACTGCATCCACCTTGGGGACTGGCCTGCCTTCAACAATGCCATGGATGGTTATCCCTGGCAAAGAGTATTGGTGCCTCTGCTACAATGCAATTCTTGCATGCATGGCAGAACGCGACTAA
- the LOC110637234 gene encoding protein GAST1, which translates to MRKASIAFFVLRLMLLFVAENNATITEAPTPQPQPNSNLPTYGTTQGSLRPQECAPRCTTRCSKTAYKKPCMFFCQKCCAKCLCVPSGTYGNKQSCPCYNNWKTKRGGPKCP; encoded by the exons ATGAGGAAAGCAAGCATTGCCTTCTTTGTTCTTCGTTTGATGCTTCTTTTTGTAGCAGAGAACAAT GCTACCATAACTGAGGCTCCAACTCCTCAGCCACAACCAAACAGCAATCTTCCGACA TATGGCACCACTCAAGGCAGCCTTCGTCCTCAAG AATGTGCACCACGTTGCACCACAAGATGCTCAAAGACAGCTTACAAGAAGCCGTGCATGTTCTTCTGTCAGAAGTGTTGTGCAAAGTGCTTGTGTGTGCCTTCTGGAACTTATGGAAACAAGCAATCCTGCCCTTGCTACAACAATTGGAAGACAAAAAGAGGAGGTCCCAAATGCCCTTGA
- the LOC110653263 gene encoding uncharacterized protein LOC110653263: MAGLQQYYFFPTDFFYPRPQSVRVDTAQKSALPLQIQKRDISEDLKHPTSLSLVLYTNKHANKASAAINKGKST; the protein is encoded by the coding sequence GCTGGTCTTCAACAATACTACTTTTTCCCTACTGATTTCTTCTACCCTCGTCCACAATCTGTTCGTGTGGATACTGCTCAGAAATCTGCTCTTCCCCTGCAGATTCAGAAGCGAGATATTTCTGAAGATCTTAAACATCCCACAAGCTTAAGCCTCGTTCTTTACACCAACAAGCATGCCAACAAGGCTTCTGCTGCCATTAATAAAGGCAAAAGTACTTGA